From Bacteroides uniformis:
GTTCGCCAGCCATGCACTTTTCATATTCTGTTTTCATACGCATCCTGTTTTTGCGGACAAAAATACAAAACTCTAATGTATAGGAATTTATCCTATGTTAAAAAATACCCCTTTGCCCTGATACGACTCAATGATTGTTGTGTAATGCCAAGGAAAGAAGCGATATGTCCCAAAGTCACTCTATGAAAAAGGGCCGGACACTCACTCATTAATTTTTCATAACGCTCATACGCAGACAAGTTGAGGCGAGATATATGAATATCTTGTAAGCGAAGAAAATTTTCCTGTTGTAACACCCTCATCCAATTTGCAATATCTATATCTGACTTATACAACTCATTAAGCGTTTCAATGGAAATAGAATAGACCAGTGTTTCTTCCAATGTTTCCACGTATTCAAAGCCTGCTTTGTTCCTATATAAATCCCACGAGCCACAAGCTACATCACCTTCCATAGAGAACCATGTCGTTACTTCTTTTCCATCGTGCAAGGTGTACGAGCGTGTCATTCCCTTCTCTATGAAGTGGACTTGCCTATCAAATTGTCCTGCACGGATAATAAGTGTTTTGACAGGAAACACTTGCTTTTCAAAACCATGTGCCAATGTCGCCAATGCTTCATCTGAAACCGGATAATAAACTCTTATTGTTCTGACAATATTCTCCATACTAAAATATCCCTTTTTACAAAGGTATAAAACAAGGAAGAGTTTGCGAAACTTGCGTAACATATTTGTCATATATAGATTGCAAAATCTAGTATTTCTAAAGAAAATAAAGGATGAATGGCTATTTTTTATGTTATAAAACACATTTCTCGCAAACATTTCGTATCTTTGCAACGTTATAAGATAAAAGAAAAGATGTAAAAACCCGCTTTCCGAAACGCGGAGAGCACAAAAAGATGAGAATTATGAAAAAGAATGCAAATGAAATTTTTATGTTACAGTACCAAATCAAACGCTATCAGGCAATGGGTAATGGAACAATGTGTCAAACACTGAACGGTAAACTACAAAAGCTGCTTGCAAAGCAGTCACTCGTAACCATGTAAAAAAACACCTTTAAATACAATGAATAAAGGGCAGGGAACTTTTCAGTTCTCTGCCCTTTTTCTTTTTTATCCATCTATACTAATGGTTAGCACCAACAACAAACTCACTTTGCATCCTTATCTCCCTACCGTCAACCGAAATTCCTTGTAGGGTAATTATATATATTCCGTTCATATCCGAAGTATAAAAGTTGAGTGTACCCATAGCGGAAGTTATCTCCGGATTCCAATAAAGTGTATGCCGAAAATCCGGTAAGCGAGAACCGGCTTGTTTCTCTGAATTGTATGATGGAGCAACAAATGCGATTCTCTTTTGTGGAAACTCATAAGAAAACATCTGTGAATTCTTATCCAAACGTATATCAGGCAATGTTCCCCGATGGGTTATAAACGAAACAATTCCATCATACAACTCCCCGCCAAAAGTATATTTGCCAGTATAACGATGTATATAGTGTATCAAACGGGCATCATAGTTCAGAATGGTTTCATGGTCATCAAACGGAATCCCGTCTAACAACACCAGTGTTTTCATATTACTGAATCTCCTTATATCCGGTTGCAGTATCCGGATGACATCTTTACCTTCCAGCTGACTGATACGTATTCCCTTGACAAATTCCACAAAAACATCCCTCACAGTCCTGAAACGAACATACTCATCCAGATTATAAGTGGAAGCGGGAACAAAATCATAAAGTTGTTGCAATATACTCTTGCTATACGAAGAATCTACCGGCAAAAGAGAATGTAATTGCGCGCTGAAACCACGCTCTATCAAGTCTTCTTTCCGAAATGACACACAGACTTTAGGAAGTTTTTCCGCCAACACCCCGACAAAAGGAGAAATAAGCTCCAATCGGCAGGGACTTTCCTCCTCCGGTAATGCAGTTAATACAATCTCCTGCATATCCGTTATTCCGGTCGTATAAAAAGCATAAATAGCGTCAGCCTTAGGCTGTCCGCCAAAGACACGAATATCCTTGCCCACACATGCCAGACGTGCATTTACATTGTCAGCAGGCGCTCCCATCAGCCTGCCGGTTACAATATGCCCTTCACACTCTGCAGCAAATGACCGTTCCGGAACACTTGTATAGTTCTTCTGCCCGTCGGCTGATATTGGAAACCCCTTTAGCACATAGTCTTTTCGTACTACGGACAAAGTAAGCTCCTTGACATCAGCAGGCAGATTGGGTAATGTCAAGGCTACTTTACTCCGGTTCCCATAGACCGATTTATCTGTCCATAAGTCCGCTCCGGAAAGCTGATTGCCGGAAGCTTGTGAAACGGTAATGGAATCCGTGAAAAGTTCCACATTATCCTCCTCTGTTGTCTGAACAGTATTAAGCAAGGCTATATACTTCTTTGGGAAACAAGCCATAGGATAGTTCCTCATATAACGCGTATATGCCGTCAGTTGGTAAGCTCCGGTATGCATGACTTGCGGAAGTCTGATACGTCCCCATCCATTCCCGTTCTGCAAGTCGATTTTACCTTGTGCGTATACCAGCTTCGTGTCACTTATCTCTACATAAGCTACTTTGCTTAATACGCTTCCACGAGACAAGGAATCCGTCACACAAACTTTTATCCACAAATCTTCTCCAGCCACATAGCAGTCCTTGTCTGTATAAATACGCATATTCTCAACAATTTGAGCGTGTAATCCCAATACAAGAACCCAACCTATAATACAAAATATCACTCTCTTCATATCATTTCAATATTAATTCATTTCATCCGGCCAGAAGGAAGGCTTTTCCAAGCTGGCACCTAAATAGCGTACGTCTGTACAACCTCCGGAAACCCATGCATAACCTACCATCAATGGATAAGCAATAGCATATCCCATCACATATAAATCCATGTACGAATCTGCCCAACCTCTAAATTCTTGGCAATAACCGTCAGGAAACCTATAATATATATCATCGGCAGAAATGAAAATACGATATTTTGCCACATTCATGCTAACTCCCACATAACCAACTACATTTTTGCCTGAATTGTTGCAAATAATATTCGTAGGAAGTTCTGAAGGCTGAGGAATAAACAATCCACCCATTTCTTCATTGATTTTTATTTTCTCCTGATAATATTCGTACTCGCCCCTCGAAATCTTACGCTGTTTCACCAAAGTGCTATAATGATGAAAGACACGGTTATTATCTGCCTTTATAGAATAGAGCCACTTATCCTTCAATTGAGTATCCTTATTTGTTCCTATATTACCTACTATGATTTTAGCCGACTTATCATGACACCATCCCCGTGCATATGATGTAGCATCAAAATCAACCACCTCATCAGTGGTAGGGTCATAACGGAACTTGGGATTATATACTGCCCTCACTTCCCAATCTTCCTCGTAACTCCAGAAATAACATCCGCCATCTTCACTCCGCATAGAAAAGCGGATAGAGATGTCACCGTATTTTTCCGGTTGCTCGTAGGTAACGTCATTTATTGTTTCTGTCTCCAATGGATATTGAGGCTCCGAAGTATAAATATCCCCTTCATACACAATTTTCAGACTATAGCTGGCATCTTTATTCAAAGAGCCAATTACAACTTGGTATTTTCCATCTCCCAAAGAAGTGCCATTAAAACAAGAACCATCACTTCCTACTACACTGACTTCTGCATCTATCTTGTTATAATCCTGAGGAATTCCTTCTACATTCAAAGGAAAGGAACAGCTCAAGGAAAAAACGACTGTACTATCTGATATGATGTTACCTTCAACTATAAGCACCCTCGTACTACTCTCCGGCAAGTGCGCATTGAATTTATCCACACAACTGCCAATAGTGAGCCACAACAAGCATATCCATGTTACTATATATTTTGCATTATTCATCGCTTTTTCTTATTAAAACAGATTGATTTCAACTGGCCAGAAGGAAGGCTTTTCCAAGCTGGCACCTAAATAGCGTACGTCTGTACAACCTCCAGAAACCCATGCATAACCTTTGAATCCCGTACGTGGGTCCGGGTCCGGATATGCAATGGTATACCCCATCAAGTATAAATCTAAAAATGTATACTCTTCTTTCAGCCCTTTCGCTCCCTGACAATACCCCTCAGGAAGCCTATATTGTATATTATCTGTAGAAATGAAAATGCGATATTCCGCCACATTCAAACTGACACCAACATATCCAATGGCCTGTTTATTTGAGCTTTCACATCTAATGTTCGACGGCAATTCCGAAGGCTGGGGAACAAACAACCCGCCCATCTCCTCATTAAGCTTTATTTTCTCCTGATAATATTCATATTCACCCTTCGAAATCTTACGTTGTTTCACTATAGTACTGTAATAGCAAGAAAAACGAATATCGTCTGCTTCAATGGAATAGAGACACTTATCCTTTACACGATTATCCTTGTTTATTTCCATATTACCTATTATTATCTCGGACGATTCACTATGACACCATCCGCGTGAGTATGGTCTAGCATCATAATCAACGATCTTATCTGTTTCGGGGTCATAAGCACACATAGGATTGTATACGGCCCTCACCTCCCAATCTTCTTCATAACTCCAAGAATAACATGCAGCATCTTTGCTTTGCATAGAGAAACGGATACTGACATCACCATACTCCCCTTGCTGTTCGTAGGTGACATCGTCTATGCTTTCCGTTCCTATCGGATATTGAGGTTCGGAAGTATAGATATCTCCCTCATAGACAATCTTCAAGCTATAGCGGACATCCCTATGCAATGTTCCGACAGCAACCCGGTACTTTCCATTACCCAACGCAACACCCCTAAAACTGGAGCCATCCTCACCGGTTACACAAACTTCAGCATCCACCTTATTGAAATCAGGAGGAACCCCTTCCACATCCAAGGAAAAGGAACGGCTCAAAGAAAACACGACAGCACTATCCGATATTATACTACCTTCAACTATGAGAAGGCCGATACTACTTTCCGGCAAGTGGGCATTGAACTTATCCACACAATTACTAAGGAACAACCATAACGGACATATACATATCACCCAATATACTTTATTCTTCATACCCTTTCAGAATTTAATATTATAAGTAACAAAAGGAATGGGAGCACCGAATATGGACATCTTGTATCCTTGAATCCTACCCTCCTCGGACACAAAATAGACAGAGTACACATTCTTCCTTCCGGTCAGGTTATAGATACCGAAAGAAAGGGAACTGTGGGTCAACAATGTCAGGTGGTGACTGGGTTCAATATTGAACGACAAATCCATACGGAAATAGTCGGGAACACGATAACTGTTACGGTCGGTATAGTAAACCTGCATTTTCTTCAAACCCTGGTCGTAGTATTGCCCGGCAGGAATTGTGGTGGGACGGCCCGTACTGTAATCCATATTGAAAGACATGCTGTAACGGCGGGTAAACTTGTAATTGCCTACAAGCTTGAAGTCATGCGGCTTGTCATACTCGGTCGGATACCATTCTCCACCATTGATGGGACGGGCTATGCGCGGATCATTCTGACGCAAGAAAGTGCGCGAATAAGTATAGCTCATCCACCCGTTCAGTTTTCCAGCCGGTTTTTTCACCTGGAATTCCACGCCGTAAGCATATCCCTCCGTATTGATGACATCCGTCTCCAGATGGTGGTTCATCAGGATTTGGGCGGAACTGCGATAATCCAGATAATCAATCAGCTTTTTGTAATATCCTTCTACAGATAATTCCAGAAGTTGCCCCGGCGTATTATAGTAGGCGCCTGCCGCCACCTGCCAGCCACGTTGAGGCTTGATATTGGGGTCGCTCAGCTTCCAGGTATCTGTAGGAGACATAACGGCAGTATTCGATACCTTATGGATATACTGCCTCATCGTATTGAAACCGGCCTTTACGGAAAAATCATCTGTAAAGGCATAACGTGCCGACACTCTGAATTCCGGTCCGTGATAGGTCTTGATGACCTTTCCATTCCCCGCCGTGATAGAATCCGCCACCGAAGACATGGAGGGCAGTATACCTTCCTGATATGTATAGTAAGTGCGCGGTCCCAAAGCATTGAGCATGGAATAGCGTATACCCGCATTGATGGAGAGCCTGGAAGTTATATCCCATTCATCCCCTATATAAACGGCACTTTCCAGTGCTTTATCCTTTTGCAGTTCATCATATCTTACCAGCGAATTAGGCCCCACCGGCTCGTAGGTCCCGGAATTCACATTATACAGCTGGCTCATCAAACCGAAGTTCACCGCATGGCTATTGCCGGCTTGATAAAGAAAGTCCGCTTTTCCAAACCATTGGTTAATGGCAAAAGACAGCCGTGCGGCAGACGCTTCCTCCACCGTTTCATCATTTCGGTAATCGTAGTGGTCATAACCGAAAGAGAAGTTTCCGGTCAGCTTTTCTGCAAAGACGGTCCTCCAGTTTGCCGAGAAATTCATATTGTTGTAGGCATACTTCTCATTGTCATTAAAGGCAAAACGGTCGTGACTATAATAGCCATAGACATTCAGCTTGTTGCGCTCGTTCACCGTATGCGAGAAGACAGTCCCCAAATCATAGAAACCGGCTTTCCCATCACGATACCCGCTTTTGTTGGGCAATGTCTTCATTATCCAGTCCGAATAGGTCGTACGTCCACTCAGCAGAAGGGAAGTCTTTTCCTTAATGATGGGAATCTCGAGATTCAACTTACTGGTCACAAGCCCGATACCTGCAGAACCGGTAAACTTTTCCTTGTTCGCCTCCTTGCTGGTGATGTTCAGTACGGAAGCGATACGCCCGCCATACTGGCTGGGGATACTGCTCTTATAAAGTTCCGCATCCTTTATCATGTCCGAATTAAAAGCCGTGAAAAAACCGAAAAGATGATTGGGGTTATAAATCGTTCCGTTATTGAAAAGAAGCAGGTTCTGGTCAGCGGCACTCCCACGCACATTGTAACCGCTTGATGCCTCCCCCACTGTCTTGATGCCGGGAAGTGTCTGTATCATCTTCAGCACATCCACCTCACCCATAGCCGTAGGAATGTTTTTCAGCAGGGCAGGCTGCAGCTTCTCCATTCCCAACTGCACACTTTTCACGTTCTGTATACGCCCCGAAACAATAAGCACCTCATCCAGCATATGGTCTTCCTCTTCCAACTCGATATGGACAATGCCTTCACCATAAAGCATAAATTGCCGATGGGTCACTTTGATATTCATCCCACTGATTTCAAGAATATTATAGCCTGCAGGCAGGTCAATGGTAAATTCCCCCTGACGGTTGGTCGTCGTAGCTACCCACGGCTCTCGATGAATGATGTTGATACCATCCAGATTCTGGCCGGTCTTAAAGTCAGAAACTCTTCCGGTCAAAGTTATCATATCTCCGGGGGCAGGCTTGTACTTGTTTCCTATCTCATAGACCTTGTTTTCTGAAGAAGACTTCACAATAGGAATGTATGAAGGCAATAGTTCCTCATCCGTCTCCAACTTTTCCCCCATCAATACCGGTGGCAGCGAGGTGGCCAGAAAAACCTCCGGCAAGACAAATATTCTGTCACCATAAACCGTCACCTTATAGATAGTAGCTGCCAAAGCCTCTCTCAAGTACTCGGCAGTGGGGTTCTTCACCTCTGCCCGCTTCACTTTAAAAGGAACCGTTATCGTTGTATAAATACGGCAAGACGTGCCCTTTTCTACTGCATCCATCAATTCGAATATGGAAATGCTGTCCATAGCCATCTGTTGCTGTGCAAACATGCCGAAAGGCGACAATAGGAGGAAAAAGGCTACTGTATATTTAAGATTATGTGCTTTCATATTATTTTCCATGAATTAAGGAATCAATATATTCCGTTAACCGAGTCATTGCCCGGACACCGCCATCTTCCTTGAAGTCCAGCCGCTCTTTCCGGCAATAAGCCTTCAACTGCTTCTTGTATGTAGGAAAAAGTTTCAAGAAACCCGAACGGGAAGTTATCACATAATCGGTTCCGCCACTGCGAAGACTGAAATAGCTCTTTTTCTTGAACCGGCTGTAATAAAGATCGTTTTTCTTCACCTGAGACTCCATTGTGGATACGATATACTGTGTCAGGCACATTTGCGGACTATCATATAGCAACGCAGCGAAACAGTCACCCTGCGGTACAAACTTCTGTCCTTCTATGACAAAATAATCCACTTTCCGCATATCTACCTGCAAGGTTATCCGTTTCTCCGGAGTAACCACAATCAGACTCTTTTTATAGGTATCATAACGGAGCTGCAAATCCGAGTAAAGCCATCTGCCATAACAGACAGCCCCCTCGCGAAATTCATCCGTATTCCAATAGGGATGGTTAAGATACTTCTGCTGGTTATAATTTTCCTCTGCCTTACCGGAGTAAAGAGCAGCATAATCTCCTGCCGCTTTTCTGAATTCATCAAAAACGGCTTGTTGTGCACAAACCAAAGATGGAAAACATAGGACGCATAGTAGCGTGTAAAGGTGTGTTTTTCGCATATATGTGAAGTGTTATAGGTGAGGATAATCACAAATATAACATTTCACTTTTAAAAATAAAATTATTATTATATATAATTCAAATAAAAACAAAAAATAGAGCCATAATCGGATGCTAAACACAAAGCTAAACATTTAGCATGCAAGCAGAAGCACATTACAATAAGATTAAAGCACCATTCATCCTCCACCATCAATTATACTTACATATATTTATAAAAAAACGATACAGCACAATCGCTCAAGCCGCAACAATATCCTTCCCGAAAGGAGTCAATGCCAGCCCTGCCAGCTTAAAGTGTTGGATACCGAAAGGAATGCCTATAATGGTGATGCACAGCAATAACCCGAATCCCAAGTGCGAAAGGCAAATCCAAATGCCGCCCAAGAATATCCAAAGAATATTCATCAGCACATAGAGGCAACCGTTGGAACGTTCCCCGCTACGAACCTCTTTGCCGAAAGGCCACAAGGCAAGGCTTGCCATTTTCAAGGTCTGCATACCGAAAGGGATGCCAATAATGGTGAACATCATCAATAAACTTGCAATAAGATACTCCACAGCAGTGATGATACCTCCAAACATCAACCACAAAATATTCATAAAACAGCCCATAGCTTTCCTTTTTTTAATACTGAACACAAATATAGCATTATTTATTTGAATGGTCCGTCTCCCAGTCACTAAATTCAAAACTCAGTTGTTCCCAGACTCCCTTCTCCTCCTCTTCACGGGGATTGGAAACGGAAAGTCCAATCAAACGGATAGGATGATGTTCATAATCCACTTCCTGCAGCAACTGCTTTGCCAAAGGCAGAATCACGTCAAGGGCACCCAGCTCCTTTGTTTGGGTCATACTGCGGGTAATCTGGCTAAAATCATGAAACTTGATTTTCAGCGTCAGCGTATTCCCGCGGAAATTGGTGTGCTCCAGTCGCCCCACCAGCTCCACTGCCGCATGGTACAGCTCTATAATGACGGATGAACGCTTGCTGATGTCCTTCTCCAACGTATGTTCGCAACCCACAGACTTGCGGATGCGGACAGCCTCTACCGGACGGGTATCGATGCCACGGGCAAAATCATAATAGACTGTCCCCACTTTGCCAAATTCGCGGGTCAGCATCTCCAAAGACTGCATACGCAGCTGTTCCCCGTTGTGAATCCCCAAAGTGTGCATCTTCTTCGCCGTTACCGGTCCCACTCCCCAGAAACTTTCAATGGGCAGCCGGGCAACAAAGTCCAGCGCCTGGGCAGGATGTATGGTGCAAAGCCCGTCCGGCTTGCGGTAGTCCGAGGCTATCTTGGCAAGAAACTTATTATAGGATATGCCGGCAGAAGCCACCAGATTCAACCTCTCCCGCACCTTCCGCTTTATCTCCTTCGCGATGTCTACAGCCAATGGAATGCCCGGTTTATTCTCCGTCACATCCAAAAAAGCCTCGTCCAGCGAAATGGGCTCGATGACATCCGTATATTCATGAAAGATTTCGTGTATCTGGCGGGAAACGGATTTGTAGACTTCCATCCGTCCCGGGATAAAGATAAGTTGGGGGCACAGCCGCTTTGCCTTCAGTGACGACATGGCAGAACGCACCCCGAAACGCCGTGCCTCGTAACTGGCTGCCGCCACCACTCCCCGTTCCTCCGCATGGCCCACGGCAATGGGCTTGCCCCGCAATGCAGGATTATCACGCTGTTCTACGGAGGCGTAGAATGCGTCCATATCGATGTGTATAATTTTTCGTCCGGTCATTCTTCTTTCAACTCCCCGATACAAAGATACACTAATTTTTCTTCATCCGAAGTATCCGCCGATAGACATAAATGAAGGCTGGTATTAAAAAGGCATCTGCAAAAATCCATGCAGTAGGGTCACCAAAACACACGGCCAGATAGCCGAAAGCCGGAACAGCCAGCAGGCTGACCAGTATCCGGGCAATCATCTCCGAGACACCGGAAAGCATGGCAAGATTGGTATATCCCACCCCCTGGATAGTGTATCGCAGGATGCAGAGCAGTCCCAGAACCGGGAAAAAGGAAACGGAAATGTGCAGGAACAACTCCGTATTCTTTAAAATCTCCAACTCAGAGGCATCTACAAAGAGCAGGGCAAAAGTCCTGGCACCGAACATCAGTACACAGAAAGTGAACGCCCAATAAACAATCATCATCAGGGTGCTTGCCTTGACTCCCATCCAGATACGTTCCGGCTTGCCCGCACCGTAGTTTTGCCCGCTATAGGTGGCCATTGCCATGCCCAGACTCTCGAAAGGACACATGAAAAACATCTTGATACGCATGGCTGCCGTGAATGCAGCCACACAAGCCGTACCCAAAGCATTATTGGCGCTTTGCAGCATAATGCTGCCAATGGCAGTAATGGAAAATTGCAGTCCCATGGGTACGCCGATGTACATCAGTATGCGTGCCAAAGCACCGTCGAATTTCCGCTCGGCTGGCGTTGTCTTCAGAATGTCGAAACGACGCATCATATAGATGTAGCACAATATGGCCGAGACGCCTTGTGAAAATACGGTAGCGATGGCAGCTCCTGCCACTCCCCAACCCAGTACCAGAATGCAGAACAAATCGAGCAGGATATTCAGTACCGTAGAGAGAAGTAGAAACCAAAACGGCGTCTTGCTGTCACCCAATGCACGGATAATACTGGACAGCAGATTATAGAAGAAAGTAAAGGGAACCCCGATAAACGTGACAAGCAGGTAATAA
This genomic window contains:
- a CDS encoding TonB-dependent receptor, encoding MKAHNLKYTVAFFLLLSPFGMFAQQQMAMDSISIFELMDAVEKGTSCRIYTTITVPFKVKRAEVKNPTAEYLREALAATIYKVTVYGDRIFVLPEVFLATSLPPVLMGEKLETDEELLPSYIPIVKSSSENKVYEIGNKYKPAPGDMITLTGRVSDFKTGQNLDGINIIHREPWVATTTNRQGEFTIDLPAGYNILEISGMNIKVTHRQFMLYGEGIVHIELEEEDHMLDEVLIVSGRIQNVKSVQLGMEKLQPALLKNIPTAMGEVDVLKMIQTLPGIKTVGEASSGYNVRGSAADQNLLLFNNGTIYNPNHLFGFFTAFNSDMIKDAELYKSSIPSQYGGRIASVLNITSKEANKEKFTGSAGIGLVTSKLNLEIPIIKEKTSLLLSGRTTYSDWIMKTLPNKSGYRDGKAGFYDLGTVFSHTVNERNKLNVYGYYSHDRFAFNDNEKYAYNNMNFSANWRTVFAEKLTGNFSFGYDHYDYRNDETVEEASAARLSFAINQWFGKADFLYQAGNSHAVNFGLMSQLYNVNSGTYEPVGPNSLVRYDELQKDKALESAVYIGDEWDITSRLSINAGIRYSMLNALGPRTYYTYQEGILPSMSSVADSITAGNGKVIKTYHGPEFRVSARYAFTDDFSVKAGFNTMRQYIHKVSNTAVMSPTDTWKLSDPNIKPQRGWQVAAGAYYNTPGQLLELSVEGYYKKLIDYLDYRSSAQILMNHHLETDVINTEGYAYGVEFQVKKPAGKLNGWMSYTYSRTFLRQNDPRIARPINGGEWYPTEYDKPHDFKLVGNYKFTRRYSMSFNMDYSTGRPTTIPAGQYYDQGLKKMQVYYTDRNSYRVPDYFRMDLSFNIEPSHHLTLLTHSSLSFGIYNLTGRKNVYSVYFVSEEGRIQGYKMSIFGAPIPFVTYNIKF
- the dinB gene encoding DNA polymerase IV → MTGRKIIHIDMDAFYASVEQRDNPALRGKPIAVGHAEERGVVAAASYEARRFGVRSAMSSLKAKRLCPQLIFIPGRMEVYKSVSRQIHEIFHEYTDVIEPISLDEAFLDVTENKPGIPLAVDIAKEIKRKVRERLNLVASAGISYNKFLAKIASDYRKPDGLCTIHPAQALDFVARLPIESFWGVGPVTAKKMHTLGIHNGEQLRMQSLEMLTREFGKVGTVYYDFARGIDTRPVEAVRIRKSVGCEHTLEKDISKRSSVIIELYHAAVELVGRLEHTNFRGNTLTLKIKFHDFSQITRSMTQTKELGALDVILPLAKQLLQEVDYEHHPIRLIGLSVSNPREEEEKGVWEQLSFEFSDWETDHSNK
- a CDS encoding YccF domain-containing protein yields the protein MGCFMNILWLMFGGIITAVEYLIASLLMMFTIIGIPFGMQTLKMASLALWPFGKEVRSGERSNGCLYVLMNILWIFLGGIWICLSHLGFGLLLCITIIGIPFGIQHFKLAGLALTPFGKDIVAA
- a CDS encoding MATE family efflux transporter; the encoded protein is MATSREMTEGRALPLIFNFTLPLLLGNLLQQTYSLVDAAIVGRFLGINALASVGASTSVVFLILGFCNGCCGGFGIPVAQKFGARDYVTMRRYVAVSLQLAAVMSVVIAVVTSIYCADILHMMSTPENIFTGAYYYLLVTFIGVPFTFFYNLLSSIIRALGDSKTPFWFLLLSTVLNILLDLFCILVLGWGVAGAAIATVFSQGVSAILCYIYMMRRFDILKTTPAERKFDGALARILMYIGVPMGLQFSITAIGSIMLQSANNALGTACVAAFTAAMRIKMFFMCPFESLGMAMATYSGQNYGAGKPERIWMGVKASTLMMIVYWAFTFCVLMFGARTFALLFVDASELEILKNTELFLHISVSFFPVLGLLCILRYTIQGVGYTNLAMLSGVSEMIARILVSLLAVPAFGYLAVCFGDPTAWIFADAFLIPAFIYVYRRILRMKKN
- a CDS encoding DUF4249 domain-containing protein; the encoded protein is MKNKVYWVICICPLWLFLSNCVDKFNAHLPESSIGLLIVEGSIISDSAVVFSLSRSFSLDVEGVPPDFNKVDAEVCVTGEDGSSFRGVALGNGKYRVAVGTLHRDVRYSLKIVYEGDIYTSEPQYPIGTESIDDVTYEQQGEYGDVSIRFSMQSKDAACYSWSYEEDWEVRAVYNPMCAYDPETDKIVDYDARPYSRGWCHSESSEIIIGNMEINKDNRVKDKCLYSIEADDIRFSCYYSTIVKQRKISKGEYEYYQEKIKLNEEMGGLFVPQPSELPSNIRCESSNKQAIGYVGVSLNVAEYRIFISTDNIQYRLPEGYCQGAKGLKEEYTFLDLYLMGYTIAYPDPDPRTGFKGYAWVSGGCTDVRYLGASLEKPSFWPVEINLF
- a CDS encoding DUF4249 domain-containing protein, which produces MNNAKYIVTWICLLWLTIGSCVDKFNAHLPESSTRVLIVEGNIISDSTVVFSLSCSFPLNVEGIPQDYNKIDAEVSVVGSDGSCFNGTSLGDGKYQVVIGSLNKDASYSLKIVYEGDIYTSEPQYPLETETINDVTYEQPEKYGDISIRFSMRSEDGGCYFWSYEEDWEVRAVYNPKFRYDPTTDEVVDFDATSYARGWCHDKSAKIIVGNIGTNKDTQLKDKWLYSIKADNNRVFHHYSTLVKQRKISRGEYEYYQEKIKINEEMGGLFIPQPSELPTNIICNNSGKNVVGYVGVSMNVAKYRIFISADDIYYRFPDGYCQEFRGWADSYMDLYVMGYAIAYPLMVGYAWVSGGCTDVRYLGASLEKPSFWPDEMN
- a CDS encoding Crp/Fnr family transcriptional regulator — its product is MENIVRTIRVYYPVSDEALATLAHGFEKQVFPVKTLIIRAGQFDRQVHFIEKGMTRSYTLHDGKEVTTWFSMEGDVACGSWDLYRNKAGFEYVETLEETLVYSISIETLNELYKSDIDIANWMRVLQQENFLRLQDIHISRLNLSAYERYEKLMSECPALFHRVTLGHIASFLGITQQSLSRIRAKGYFLT